A single region of the Xiphophorus maculatus strain JP 163 A chromosome 3, X_maculatus-5.0-male, whole genome shotgun sequence genome encodes:
- the rspo1 gene encoding R-spondin-1, with product MQLGLVALAMIILSSMGHSDVLKLSKARRQRRVSTEGPPSCPKGCDRCSEYNGCIKCNPKLFIFLERNDIRQIGVCLPSCPVGYFGMRNPEGNNRCTQCKIDNCEACFSRNFCTKCKEGLYSHSGRCYVSCPPGKHTANNTMDCDGHHASECELGEWSQWSSCMKKNKTCGFKKGSQTRVRSPLPQIHSVDTSPAYVPSQTCAPETERRKCVVTKMPCPRDKKNKSNRQDDTNRRENPRGRGREGKGGGGGGKRRKGQSRTTTASTVTTSAVT from the exons ATGCAGCTGGGATTGGTGGCGCTGGCAATGATTATTCTCAGCTCCATGGGTCACAGTGACGTTCTCAAGCTCTCCAAGGCGAGAAGGCAGAGACGGG TTAGCACAGAGGGACCACCATCCTGCCCAAAAGGCTGTGACCGATGCTCTGAGTATAATGGCTGCATTAAATGCAATCCAAAGCTCTTCATCTTCCTGGAGCGCAATGACATCCGTCAGATAGGAGTGTGCCTCCCCTCATGTCCTGTGGGATACTTTGGCATGCGGAATCCAGAAGGCAACAACCGATGCACAC aGTGTAAAATTGACAACTGTGAAGCATGCTTCAGTCGCaacttttgcacaaaatgtaaGGAGGGCTTGTATTCACACAGTGGCCGATGTTATGTCAGCTGCCCTCCAGGCAAGCACACCGCCAATAACACCATGGATTGTGACG GTCATCATGCTTCAGAGTGTGAACTAGGAGAGTGGAGCCAATGGAGTTCCTGCATGAAGAAGAACAAGACATGTGGATTTAAGAAGGGCTCACAAACCCGGGTTCGTTCACCCCTTCCCCAGATTCACAGTGTGGACACCTCCCCTGCTTATGTGCCCTCACAGACCTGTGctccagagacagaaaggaggaagTGTGTTGTGACCAAGATGCCTTGTCCTAGAG acaaaaagaatAAGAGCAACAGACAGGATGATACAAACAGGAGAGAAAATCCACGTGGGAGAGGACGAGAAGGCaaaggaggaggtggaggggggaAGCGGAGGAAAGGCCAAAGCAGGACCACCACTGCGTCCACCGTCACAACCAGCGCTGTCACCTAA